One part of the Lapillicoccus jejuensis genome encodes these proteins:
- a CDS encoding thymidine phosphorylase, which yields MSTTEPHDAVDVIVTKRGKGELSDGQIDWVVDAYTRGVVADEQMSSLAMAILLNGMTRREISRWTAAMIASGERMDFSSLSRPTADKHSTGGVGDKITLPLAPLVAACGVAVPQLSGRGLGHTGGTLDKLESVPGWRAALSNAEMLAQLDDVGAVICAAGDGLAPADKKLYALRDVTGTVEAIPLIASSIMSKKIAEGTGALVLDVKVGSGAFMKDVDSARELARTMVELGTDAGVRTVAVLTNMQTPLGLTAGNALEVRESVEVLAGGGPPDVVELTLVLAREMLAAAGRDDVDPADALADGRAMDAWRRMIAAQGGDPDAELPRARETHVVAAPADGVLTSLDALQVGVAAWRLGAGRARKEDPVQAGAGVELHAKPGAVVRGGDPLLTLHTDTPERFERALAALEGAYTIAPEGSRPDLLPLVVDRIA from the coding sequence ATGAGCACCACCGAGCCGCACGACGCCGTCGACGTCATCGTCACCAAGCGCGGGAAGGGGGAGCTGAGCGACGGCCAGATCGACTGGGTCGTCGACGCCTACACCCGCGGCGTCGTCGCCGACGAGCAGATGTCCAGCCTCGCGATGGCCATCCTGCTCAACGGGATGACCCGCCGCGAGATCTCCCGGTGGACCGCGGCGATGATCGCGTCGGGGGAGCGGATGGACTTCTCCTCGCTCTCGCGGCCGACCGCCGACAAGCACTCGACCGGCGGGGTCGGCGACAAGATCACGCTGCCGCTGGCGCCGCTCGTGGCGGCGTGCGGGGTCGCCGTACCGCAGCTGTCCGGGCGCGGGCTCGGCCACACCGGCGGGACGCTCGACAAGCTCGAGTCGGTGCCCGGGTGGCGTGCCGCGCTGTCCAACGCCGAGATGCTGGCCCAGCTCGACGACGTCGGCGCGGTCATCTGCGCGGCGGGTGACGGGCTCGCCCCGGCCGACAAGAAGCTCTACGCGCTGCGCGACGTCACCGGCACCGTCGAGGCCATCCCGCTCATCGCCAGCTCGATCATGTCCAAGAAGATCGCCGAGGGCACCGGCGCGCTCGTCCTCGACGTCAAGGTCGGCTCGGGCGCGTTCATGAAGGACGTCGACTCCGCGCGCGAGCTGGCCCGCACGATGGTCGAGCTCGGCACCGACGCGGGCGTGCGGACCGTCGCCGTCCTCACCAACATGCAGACCCCGCTCGGGCTCACCGCCGGCAACGCGCTCGAGGTGCGCGAGTCGGTCGAGGTGCTCGCCGGGGGCGGGCCGCCCGACGTGGTGGAGCTGACCCTCGTCCTCGCCCGCGAGATGCTCGCCGCGGCCGGGCGCGACGACGTGGACCCGGCCGACGCGCTCGCCGACGGGCGGGCCATGGACGCGTGGCGGCGGATGATCGCCGCGCAGGGCGGCGACCCGGACGCCGAGCTGCCGCGCGCCCGCGAGACGCACGTCGTCGCCGCGCCGGCCGACGGGGTGCTCACCTCGCTCGACGCCCTCCAGGTCGGGGTCGCCGCGTGGCGGCTCGGGGCCGGGCGCGCCCGCAAGGAGGACCCGGTGCAGGCCGGCGCCGGGGTCGAGCTGCACGCGAAGCCGGGCGCCGTCGTCCGCGGCGGCGACCCGCTGCTGACCCTGCACACCGACACGCCGGAGCGGTTCGAGCGCGCCCTGGCGGCGCTCGAGGGCGCGTACACGATCGCCCCCGAGGGCTCGCGCCCCGACCTGCTCCCGCTCGTCGTCGACCGCATCGCCTGA
- a CDS encoding amidohydrolase, giving the protein MSTAARPTGPDAVPAHEPPAPPAPLAPPAPSAPHGDALDALGEELLTFRRDLHAHPELSRHETRTTGAVAERLERAGVAVRRLEGSGLLADLGPADATRRVALRADLDALPVPEATGLPFASGVPGICHACGHDVHTTAVLAAGLLLASRADELTRRGLAVRLIFQPAEEVIPGGAHEVMEAGGLDGVDRVLAVHCDPGIDVGQVGLKVGAITAAADAVEVTLTGTGGHTSRPHLTQDLTYALAKVVTDVPAALSRRLDPRAGAALVWGSVHAGGAANVIPATGTASGTLRMLDAQVWTTVGPLLHEVVAAVAAPYGVSAQVRHTPGVPPVVNDLGGVEALRAGVLAAGATETTTVQSLGGEDFAWYLGTVPGAMARLGTRTPGGTTYDLHRGDLVVDERAVLVGARVLANAALAPA; this is encoded by the coding sequence GTGAGCACCGCTGCGCGACCGACCGGCCCCGACGCCGTCCCCGCGCACGAGCCGCCCGCACCGCCCGCACCGCTCGCACCGCCCGCCCCGTCCGCCCCGCACGGCGACGCCCTCGACGCCCTGGGCGAGGAGCTGCTGACCTTCCGCCGCGACCTGCACGCCCACCCCGAGCTGTCGCGGCACGAGACGCGCACCACCGGGGCGGTGGCGGAGCGGCTGGAGCGGGCCGGGGTCGCCGTACGGCGGCTCGAGGGCTCCGGTCTGCTCGCCGACCTCGGCCCCGCCGACGCGACCCGGCGGGTGGCGCTGCGCGCCGACCTCGACGCGCTGCCCGTCCCCGAGGCGACCGGCCTGCCCTTCGCCTCGGGCGTCCCCGGGATCTGCCACGCCTGCGGGCACGACGTCCACACGACCGCCGTGCTCGCCGCCGGGCTGCTGCTCGCGTCCCGCGCCGACGAGCTCACCCGGCGCGGCCTGGCCGTCCGGCTGATCTTCCAGCCCGCCGAGGAGGTCATCCCCGGCGGCGCGCACGAGGTGATGGAGGCCGGCGGTCTCGACGGCGTCGACCGGGTCCTCGCCGTCCACTGCGACCCGGGGATCGACGTCGGCCAGGTCGGGCTCAAGGTCGGGGCGATCACCGCCGCCGCCGACGCGGTCGAGGTCACCCTCACCGGCACGGGCGGCCACACCTCGCGCCCGCACCTGACCCAGGACCTCACCTACGCCCTGGCCAAGGTCGTCACCGACGTCCCCGCCGCGCTCTCGCGCCGGCTCGACCCCCGCGCGGGGGCGGCGCTGGTCTGGGGGTCGGTGCACGCCGGCGGCGCCGCCAACGTCATCCCGGCGACGGGGACGGCCAGCGGCACCCTGCGGATGCTCGACGCGCAGGTCTGGACGACGGTCGGCCCGCTGCTGCACGAGGTCGTGGCGGCCGTCGCGGCGCCGTACGGCGTCTCGGCGCAGGTGCGGCACACCCCCGGCGTCCCGCCGGTCGTCAACGACCTCGGCGGGGTCGAGGCGCTGCGGGCCGGCGTGCTCGCCGCGGGCGCGACCGAGACCACGACGGTGCAGAGCCTGGGCGGGGAGGACTTCGCCTGGTACCTCGGGACCGTGCCCGGCGCGATGGCGCGGCTCGGCACCCGCACCCCGGGCGGGACGACGTACGACCTGCACCGGGGTGACCTCGTCGTCGACGAGCGCGCGGTCCTCGTCGGCGCGCGCGTGCTCGCGAACGCGGCCCTCGCTCCTGCGTGA
- a CDS encoding cytidine deaminase, which translates to MATTSERDVDWDALRAAAVEAMGHAYAPYSRFPVGVAGLVDDGRVVAGCNVENAAYGVALCAECGMVSQLHLTGGGRLTAVACVGGDGEPLMPCGRCRQLLWENGGADCLLATPEGVLPMSAVLPQAFGAQDLDAAAARDAVRDGPSDAR; encoded by the coding sequence GTGGCGACCACGTCAGAGCGGGACGTCGACTGGGACGCGCTGCGCGCCGCCGCCGTCGAGGCGATGGGGCACGCCTACGCGCCGTACAGCCGGTTCCCCGTCGGGGTGGCCGGGCTCGTCGACGATGGCCGCGTCGTCGCCGGGTGCAACGTCGAGAACGCGGCGTACGGCGTCGCGCTGTGCGCCGAGTGCGGCATGGTCTCGCAGCTGCACCTCACCGGCGGCGGGCGGCTGACCGCCGTCGCGTGCGTCGGGGGCGACGGTGAGCCGCTCATGCCGTGCGGTCGGTGCCGGCAGCTGCTGTGGGAGAACGGCGGGGCCGACTGCCTGCTCGCCACCCCCGAGGGCGTGCTGCCGATGAGCGCCGTGCTGCCGCAGGCGTTCGGGGCGCAGGACCTCGACGCGGCGGCGGCGCGCGACGCCGTACGGGACGGGCCGTCGGACGCGCGATGA
- a CDS encoding RDD family protein, translated as MSETSLTVGVGEDDLVTGEAVALDLPPASIGPRILSGFIDNVVLFGLAAGVLTAAGALSDQLDDALIAGVLLTATVLVLVASPIAFETLTRGRSPGKYAVGLRTVRDDGGPITFRHAFVRGMLRYVEVYVLYGVPAIICALVNRRGKRVGDLLAGTYVVRDRVTAQLAPPVPMPPHLAGWAWHADIGALPDELAMAVRTFLPAAATMEPSAREAMGRALLAEVSTYVSPAPPPGNHPEHVLAAVVADRRRRDLERLQREDAVRRRVRVADPLSPSPWL; from the coding sequence GTGAGCGAGACGAGCCTGACCGTCGGCGTGGGCGAGGACGACCTCGTCACCGGCGAGGCGGTCGCCCTCGACCTGCCGCCGGCCTCGATCGGGCCGCGGATCCTGTCCGGGTTCATCGACAACGTCGTGCTCTTCGGGCTGGCCGCCGGCGTGCTCACCGCGGCGGGGGCCCTGTCCGACCAGCTCGACGACGCGCTCATCGCGGGGGTGCTGCTCACCGCGACCGTCCTCGTCCTCGTCGCCTCGCCGATCGCCTTCGAGACCCTCACCCGGGGCCGGTCGCCGGGCAAGTACGCCGTCGGGCTGCGGACCGTGCGCGACGACGGCGGTCCGATCACCTTCCGGCACGCGTTCGTGCGCGGGATGCTGCGCTACGTCGAGGTCTACGTCCTCTACGGCGTCCCGGCGATCATCTGCGCGCTGGTCAACCGTCGCGGGAAGCGGGTCGGCGACCTGCTCGCCGGCACGTACGTCGTCCGCGACCGGGTGACCGCCCAGCTCGCCCCGCCCGTGCCGATGCCGCCGCACCTCGCCGGGTGGGCCTGGCACGCCGACATCGGTGCCCTGCCGGACGAGCTGGCGATGGCCGTGCGCACCTTCCTGCCCGCGGCGGCGACGATGGAGCCGTCCGCCCGGGAGGCGATGGGCCGCGCGCTGCTCGCCGAGGTGTCGACGTACGTCTCCCCCGCGCCGCCCCCGGGGAACCACCCGGAGCACGTCCTCGCCGCCGTCGTCGCCGACCGCCGCCGGCGCGACCTCGAGCGGCTCCAGCGCGAGGACGCCGTACGGCGTCGCGTGCGGGTCGCCGACCCGCTCTCCCCGTCGCCCTGGCTCTGA
- a CDS encoding ABC transporter ATP-binding protein, with translation MQDPPAVELHGITKRFPGVVANKDIEITVRRGTVHAIVGENGAGKSTLMKILYGVQQPDEGTIAVDGTTMALKSPTDAIKAGIGMVFQHFMLADNLTVLENVVLGAERLHGIGDAARAEITRISQAYGLGVDPDDLVADLGVGRRQRVEILKVLYRGARIVILDEPTAVLVPQEVEELFENLRGLTAEGLTVIFISHKLDEVLSVADEITVVRRGTTVRQGVDPKGVTARQLAELMVGSALPSPETEDSTVTDRVVLEIAGVRLAGAPGSPDLLDDVTLSIHAGEVLGIAGVEGNGQAELVEVVMGMRDATAGRVILAGTDITDWQTREIREAGVGYIPEDRHRHGMLLEAPLWENVILGHQTEKPNLRGGLIDAAAARRDTEQIVRDYDVRTPSIAVMAESLSGGNQQKLIIGREMRHRPKVLLAAHPTRGVDVGAQAAIWGHIKQARRDGLAVLLVSADLDELVGLSDTIRVMLRGRLSGDFDPATVTREDLGAAMTGAKEEQA, from the coding sequence ATGCAAGATCCCCCTGCCGTCGAGCTGCACGGCATCACCAAGCGCTTCCCCGGCGTCGTCGCCAACAAGGACATCGAGATCACCGTGCGGCGTGGCACGGTGCACGCCATCGTCGGCGAGAACGGCGCGGGCAAGTCGACGCTGATGAAGATCCTGTACGGCGTCCAGCAGCCGGACGAGGGCACGATCGCCGTCGACGGGACGACGATGGCGCTCAAGAGCCCGACCGACGCCATCAAGGCGGGCATCGGCATGGTCTTCCAGCACTTCATGCTCGCCGACAACCTCACCGTCCTCGAGAACGTCGTGCTCGGCGCGGAGAGGCTGCACGGCATCGGCGACGCGGCGCGCGCCGAGATCACCCGGATCTCCCAGGCCTACGGCCTCGGCGTCGACCCGGACGACCTGGTCGCCGACCTCGGCGTGGGCCGCCGCCAGCGGGTGGAGATCCTCAAGGTCCTCTACCGCGGGGCGCGGATCGTCATCCTCGACGAGCCGACGGCGGTGCTCGTGCCGCAGGAGGTCGAGGAGCTCTTCGAGAACCTGCGCGGCCTGACCGCCGAGGGCCTCACCGTCATCTTCATCTCCCACAAGCTCGACGAGGTCCTCTCCGTCGCCGACGAGATCACCGTGGTGCGCCGCGGCACCACCGTGCGCCAGGGCGTCGACCCGAAGGGCGTCACCGCCCGCCAGCTCGCCGAGCTCATGGTCGGCTCCGCGCTGCCGTCGCCGGAGACCGAGGACTCGACGGTCACCGACCGGGTCGTCCTCGAGATCGCCGGGGTCCGGCTCGCCGGCGCCCCCGGCAGCCCCGACCTGCTCGACGACGTCACGCTGAGCATCCACGCGGGGGAGGTGCTCGGCATCGCCGGGGTCGAGGGCAACGGCCAGGCCGAGCTCGTCGAGGTCGTCATGGGCATGCGCGACGCCACCGCCGGCCGGGTGATCCTCGCCGGGACGGACATCACCGACTGGCAGACGCGGGAGATCCGCGAGGCCGGCGTCGGCTACATCCCGGAGGACCGGCACCGGCACGGGATGCTGCTCGAGGCGCCGCTGTGGGAGAACGTCATCCTCGGCCACCAGACCGAGAAGCCCAACCTGCGCGGCGGTCTCATCGACGCCGCCGCCGCCCGCCGCGACACCGAGCAGATCGTCCGGGACTACGACGTGCGCACCCCGTCGATCGCGGTGATGGCCGAGTCGCTCTCCGGTGGCAACCAGCAGAAGCTCATCATCGGCCGCGAGATGCGCCACCGGCCCAAGGTGCTGCTCGCCGCGCACCCCACCCGGGGCGTCGACGTCGGCGCGCAGGCCGCGATCTGGGGCCACATCAAGCAGGCCCGGCGCGACGGCCTCGCCGTCCTGCTCGTCTCGGCCGACCTCGACGAGCTCGTCGGGCTGTCCGACACCATCCGGGTCATGCTGCGCGGCCGGCTGTCGGGGGACTTCGACCCCGCGACCGTCACCCGGGAGGACCTCGGCGCCGCCATGACCGGAGCGAAGGAGGAGCAGGCGTGA
- a CDS encoding BMP family lipoprotein → MKFVAGAALLAMGLSACGSSSSGGDSGSGASGGATGGSGGGLKVGMAYDVGGRGDQSFNDAAAAGLDKAKSELGVEGKEAAAVNGESENARQERLQQLIDAGYTNVVAVGFAYASAVGKVAAANPDVKFAIVDDASKDSAGSNVDQITFAENEGSFLVGAAAALKSKANHIGFVGGVQTDLIKKFEAGYEAGAKAVNPSIKIDVKYLTQPPDFSGFSSVDKGKAAAEGMYQGGADVVYHAAGGSGGGVFTAAKAAGKLAIGVDSDQAKTAPADVRDVILTSMIKKVDVGVYDFIKSVKDGTFKAGNHVYDLKAGGVDYATTGGKVDDIKSKLDDYKQQIIDGKITVPTTPAS, encoded by the coding sequence ATGAAGTTCGTCGCGGGTGCAGCCCTGCTGGCGATGGGTCTGTCCGCGTGCGGGAGCAGCAGCTCCGGCGGTGACAGCGGCAGCGGCGCGTCCGGCGGCGCCACCGGCGGGTCCGGCGGCGGTCTCAAGGTCGGCATGGCGTACGACGTGGGTGGTCGCGGCGACCAGTCCTTCAACGACGCGGCGGCCGCAGGTCTGGACAAGGCCAAGAGCGAGCTGGGCGTCGAGGGCAAGGAGGCGGCGGCGGTCAACGGCGAGTCCGAGAACGCCCGCCAGGAGCGTCTGCAGCAGCTCATCGACGCCGGCTACACCAACGTCGTCGCGGTCGGCTTCGCCTACGCCTCGGCCGTCGGCAAGGTGGCCGCGGCCAACCCCGACGTGAAGTTCGCCATCGTCGACGACGCCTCCAAGGACTCGGCGGGCAGCAACGTCGACCAGATCACCTTCGCCGAGAACGAGGGCTCGTTCCTCGTCGGCGCGGCGGCGGCGCTGAAGAGCAAGGCCAACCACATCGGCTTCGTCGGCGGTGTCCAGACCGACCTCATCAAGAAGTTCGAGGCGGGCTACGAGGCGGGCGCCAAGGCCGTCAACCCCAGCATCAAGATCGACGTCAAGTACCTCACCCAGCCGCCGGACTTCTCGGGCTTCTCGTCCGTCGACAAGGGCAAGGCCGCGGCCGAGGGCATGTACCAGGGTGGCGCGGACGTCGTCTACCACGCGGCCGGCGGCTCCGGCGGCGGCGTGTTCACCGCGGCCAAGGCGGCGGGCAAGCTCGCCATCGGTGTCGACTCCGACCAGGCCAAGACGGCCCCGGCCGACGTGCGCGACGTCATCCTCACCTCGATGATCAAGAAGGTCGACGTCGGCGTCTACGACTTCATCAAGTCGGTCAAGGACGGCACCTTCAAGGCCGGCAACCACGTCTACGACCTCAAGGCGGGCGGCGTCGACTACGCCACCACCGGCGGCAAGGTCGACGACATCAAGTCCAAGCTCGACGACTACAAGCAGCAGATCATCGACGGCAAGATCACGGTCCCGACGACCCCGGCCTCCTGA
- a CDS encoding ABC transporter permease, producing MKRLDPRTVALGLAAPVLAVLVAFVVTTVILLVAGDPVGAVWAQLLKVPLPRQVIAIVNGATIYYISAIAVAIGFRMNLFNIGVDGQYRVASFAAALFAGQGWLPGWLNILVALVVAMASGAAWAAIAGLLKVGRGVSEVISTIMLNAIATQLVSFLLGKTAVKQAGSNATNTADLPTDSRVPGISLDGIIATPAKVYGLVVLAILVGVGYWFVLERTRFGFDLRAAGRSESAAVASGVKVKRMVVASVMLSGAVAGLVGMPLLFGQDYHYGDTVQSGLGFAGIAVALLGRNHPVGIAFAALLWGYLDQQSNGLQIAAGVSDRLVGVIQGVIVLSVVVAYELVRRAGVRIEQRRVASELAQRPAPAPEGAPA from the coding sequence GTGAAGCGCCTCGACCCGCGGACGGTCGCCCTCGGCCTCGCCGCCCCCGTCCTGGCCGTCCTCGTCGCGTTCGTCGTGACGACGGTCATCCTGCTCGTCGCGGGCGACCCCGTCGGCGCGGTGTGGGCGCAGCTGCTCAAGGTGCCGCTGCCGCGCCAGGTCATCGCCATCGTCAACGGCGCGACGATCTACTACATCTCGGCCATCGCGGTCGCCATCGGCTTCCGGATGAACCTCTTCAACATCGGGGTCGACGGCCAGTACCGCGTCGCCTCGTTCGCCGCCGCGCTGTTCGCGGGCCAGGGGTGGCTGCCGGGCTGGCTCAACATCCTCGTGGCGCTCGTCGTGGCGATGGCCAGCGGCGCCGCGTGGGCGGCCATCGCCGGCCTGCTCAAGGTGGGCCGCGGCGTCTCCGAGGTCATCTCGACGATCATGCTCAACGCGATCGCCACCCAGCTCGTCTCCTTCCTGCTGGGGAAGACCGCGGTGAAGCAGGCGGGCAGCAACGCGACGAACACCGCCGACCTGCCGACCGACTCGCGGGTGCCGGGCATCTCGCTCGACGGGATCATCGCCACCCCGGCCAAGGTCTACGGCCTCGTCGTCCTCGCGATCCTCGTCGGGGTCGGCTACTGGTTCGTCCTCGAGCGCACCCGGTTCGGCTTCGACCTGCGCGCGGCGGGCCGGTCCGAGAGCGCGGCCGTCGCCAGCGGCGTCAAGGTCAAGCGGATGGTCGTCGCGTCGGTCATGCTCTCCGGCGCCGTCGCCGGCCTCGTCGGGATGCCGCTGCTCTTCGGGCAGGACTACCACTACGGCGACACGGTGCAGTCGGGCCTCGGCTTCGCCGGCATCGCCGTCGCGCTGCTCGGGCGCAACCACCCGGTCGGCATCGCCTTCGCCGCGCTGCTGTGGGGCTACCTCGACCAGCAGAGCAACGGCCTGCAGATCGCGGCCGGTGTGTCCGACCGGCTCGTCGGGGTCATCCAGGGCGTCATCGTCCTCAGCGTCGTCGTCGCCTACGAGCTGGTCCGCCGGGCCGGCGTCCGCATCGAGCAGCGCCGGGTGGCCAGCGAGCTGGCCCAGCGACCCGCCCCGGCCCCGGAAGGAGCCCCGGCATGA
- a CDS encoding adenosine deaminase, translated as MSEDVLRRAPKVVLHDHLDGGVRPATVAELADRIGHTLPAQGADALADWFRDSADSGSLVRYLETFEHTVAVMQTTEGLRRIARESVLDLAADGVVYAESRYAPEQHLDGGLRLAQVVEAVNEGFREGEEQAAAAGTPIRVRALLTAMRHAANSAEIAELAVRYRDDGVAGFDIAGAEAGYPPTRHLAAFEYLRRENAHFTIHAGEAFGLKSIWEAIQWCGADRLGHGVRIMDDITIEGLPFAEWLPAAQARGVTSYDDVDLGSVYLGLLAAYVRDRRIPLEMCPSSNIQTGAAVSVGLHPITLLKRLRFRVTLNTDNRLMSGTTMTRETTLLTQEAGWDLADLRWVTVNAMKSAFLPFDQRLAIIEGTVKPGYAALGLA; from the coding sequence GTGAGCGAGGACGTACTGCGACGGGCCCCGAAGGTCGTGCTGCACGACCACCTCGACGGGGGCGTGCGGCCGGCGACGGTGGCCGAGCTGGCCGACCGCATCGGGCACACCCTCCCCGCGCAGGGCGCCGACGCCCTCGCCGACTGGTTCCGCGACAGCGCCGACTCCGGCTCGCTCGTGCGCTACCTGGAGACCTTCGAGCACACCGTCGCGGTCATGCAGACGACCGAGGGGCTGCGCCGGATCGCCCGCGAGTCCGTCCTCGACCTCGCCGCCGACGGCGTCGTCTACGCCGAGAGCCGCTACGCCCCCGAGCAGCACCTCGACGGCGGGCTGCGCCTGGCCCAGGTCGTCGAGGCGGTCAACGAGGGCTTCCGCGAGGGGGAGGAGCAGGCCGCCGCGGCCGGCACCCCGATCCGCGTCCGCGCGCTGCTCACGGCGATGCGGCACGCGGCGAACAGCGCCGAGATCGCCGAGCTCGCCGTGCGCTACCGCGACGACGGCGTCGCCGGGTTCGACATCGCCGGCGCCGAGGCGGGTTACCCGCCCACCCGGCACCTGGCCGCGTTCGAGTACCTGCGCCGCGAGAACGCCCACTTCACCATCCACGCCGGCGAGGCCTTCGGGCTGAAGTCGATCTGGGAGGCCATCCAGTGGTGCGGCGCCGACCGGCTCGGCCACGGCGTGCGGATCATGGACGACATCACCATCGAGGGCCTGCCCTTCGCCGAGTGGCTCCCGGCCGCGCAGGCGCGGGGCGTGACGTCGTACGACGACGTCGACCTCGGCTCGGTCTACCTCGGGCTGCTCGCGGCGTACGTCCGCGACCGGCGCATCCCGCTCGAGATGTGCCCGAGCAGCAACATCCAGACCGGCGCCGCGGTGTCGGTCGGGTTGCACCCGATCACGCTGCTCAAGCGGCTGCGCTTCCGGGTCACCCTCAACACCGACAACCGGCTGATGTCCGGCACGACGATGACCCGCGAGACGACCCTGCTCACCCAGGAGGCCGGCTGGGACCTCGCCGACCTGCGCTGGGTGACGGTCAACGCGATGAAGTCGGCCTTCCTGCCCTTCGACCAGCGCCTCGCGATCATCGAGGGCACGGTCAAGCCCGGGTACGCCGCCCTCGGGCTGGCCTGA
- a CDS encoding ABC transporter permease yields the protein MSDRSRMSSAAELFVRPGVGHESNALRGPGPRRPGWWWPAVVVGVLVVVSTVRVVTGAHDIDSAGAIAAAIGLAMPIGLAGLGGLWSERAGVVNIGLQGMMTLGTWGAGYFGYHHGPWVGILGAILLGVIGGAVHALATVVFGVDHIVSGVALNLLGIGMASYLAGRTFDGLPGGGPTQSPTLQQLPFVSVPGVSGLLDDVEASHVWLVADLAGILRALTTNLNVLSIIAVLLLVASWYVLWRTPFGLRLRSCGEAPEAAETLGVNVLRYKFAAVLISGGMAGLAGGFLVLVASNLYREGQEGGRGFIGLAAMIFGNWRPGGLAGGAALFGYTDAIQLRGGGDVVRAYLLPIAIGLVLWGAWQLWRRRQGKPVTGVVTVVMGVAAFVWFALVSRVPDEFTSMTPYVATLLVLALFSQRLRMPAADGKVYRKGEAV from the coding sequence ATGAGCGACCGCTCGAGGATGTCGTCAGCGGCCGAGCTGTTCGTGCGGCCCGGTGTCGGTCACGAGTCGAACGCGCTGCGGGGACCGGGACCTCGGCGCCCGGGCTGGTGGTGGCCGGCGGTCGTCGTCGGCGTCCTCGTCGTCGTCTCGACCGTCCGCGTCGTCACCGGCGCCCACGACATCGACTCCGCCGGCGCGATCGCCGCGGCCATCGGGCTGGCCATGCCCATCGGCCTCGCCGGCCTCGGCGGCCTGTGGAGCGAGCGCGCGGGCGTGGTCAACATCGGCCTGCAGGGGATGATGACCCTCGGCACGTGGGGCGCCGGCTACTTCGGCTACCACCACGGGCCGTGGGTGGGCATCCTCGGCGCGATCCTGCTCGGCGTCATCGGCGGCGCGGTCCACGCGCTCGCGACCGTCGTCTTCGGCGTCGACCACATCGTCTCCGGCGTGGCCCTCAACCTGCTCGGGATCGGCATGGCGTCGTACCTCGCCGGCCGCACCTTCGACGGCCTGCCCGGCGGTGGCCCGACCCAGTCGCCGACGCTGCAGCAGCTGCCGTTCGTCAGCGTGCCGGGCGTCAGCGGGCTGCTCGACGACGTCGAGGCCTCGCACGTCTGGCTGGTCGCCGACCTCGCCGGGATCCTGCGCGCCCTGACGACGAACCTCAACGTCCTGTCGATCATCGCCGTGCTGCTGCTCGTCGCGTCGTGGTACGTCCTGTGGCGCACCCCGTTCGGGCTGCGGCTGCGCTCCTGCGGCGAGGCGCCCGAGGCCGCCGAGACCCTCGGCGTCAACGTGCTGCGCTACAAGTTCGCCGCCGTCCTCATCTCGGGCGGGATGGCCGGCCTCGCCGGCGGCTTCCTCGTCCTCGTCGCCTCCAACCTCTACCGCGAGGGCCAGGAGGGCGGGCGCGGCTTCATCGGCCTCGCTGCGATGATCTTCGGCAACTGGCGCCCCGGCGGGCTCGCCGGCGGCGCGGCGCTCTTCGGCTACACCGACGCCATCCAGCTGCGCGGCGGCGGTGACGTCGTGCGCGCCTACCTGCTGCCGATCGCCATCGGGCTCGTCCTGTGGGGCGCCTGGCAGCTGTGGCGCCGCCGGCAGGGCAAGCCCGTCACCGGTGTCGTCACCGTCGTCATGGGCGTCGCGGCGTTCGTGTGGTTCGCCCTCGTCTCGCGGGTGCCCGACGAGTTCACCAGCATGACGCCGTACGTCGCCACGCTGCTGGTCCTCGCGCTCTTCTCGCAGCGGCTGAGGATGCCCGCCGCCGACGGCAAGGTCTACCGCAAGGGCGAGGCCGTCTAG